Proteins from one Xiphophorus hellerii strain 12219 chromosome 8, Xiphophorus_hellerii-4.1, whole genome shotgun sequence genomic window:
- the LOC116724505 gene encoding NLR family CARD domain-containing protein 3-like, which translates to MPHPILFKSPEAPSSERVDQQSSEVPSGPSALQHQTQLDSIFMLLEDKIVTFVKNELKKIQKVLSPDYLECSKSQIEDDDEVLEGDDEEQTRISREAVMKITLNFLRRMKQEKLADCLQNICQHQLKTVLKKKFQSVFEGIAKAGSPTLLNQIYTELYITEGETGEVNDEHEVRQIETASRKPHRPETTIRQEDIFKVQPGRDQPIRTMMSKGVAGIGKTVLTQKFTLDWAEDKAHQNIQFIFPFTFRELNVLKQKKFSLVELVHHFFPETKEICSFEHFQVLFIFDGLDESRLPLDFHNKEILTDATESTSVDVLLTNLIRGKLLPSALLWITTRPAAANQISPQCVGMVTEVRGFNDPQKEEYFRKRFRDEDQASRIISHMKTSQSLYIMCHIPVFCWITATVLEDVLETREGGELPRTLTEMYIHFLVVQTKVKKVKYDGGVETDPHWSPESRKMIESMGKLAFDQLQKGNLIFYESDLTECGIDIRAASVYSGVFTQIFKEERGLYQDKVFCFVHLSVQEFLAGLHVHLTFNNSGFDVMKETSSLVNKSNLKSLHQRAVDQALQSPNGHLDLFLRFLLGLSLQTNQRLLQGLLTQTESSSKANQETVQYIKKKISKNVSAEKSINLFHCLNELNDRSLVEEIQQSLSSGSLSTDELSPALWSALGFILVSSGKDLDVFDLKKYSASEEVLLRLLPVVKASNKAL; encoded by the exons ctgctggaggacaagaTTGTGACTTTTGTGAAGAATgagctgaagaagatccagaAAGTTCTGAGTCCAGATTACCTAGAATGTTCAAAGAGTCAGATagaagatgatgatgaggtgttggaaggtgatgatgaagagCAGACGAGGatcagcagagaggcagtgatgaagatcacactgaacttcctgaggaggatgaagcaggaaAAGCTGGCTGACTGTCTTCAGAACA tttgtcaacatcaacttaaaactgttctgaagaagaagttccagtctgtgtttgagggaattgctaaagcaggaagtccaacccttctgaaccagatctacacagagctctacatcacagagggagagactggagaggtcaatgatgaacatgaggtcagacagattgaaacagcatccaggaaaccacacagaccagaaacaacaatcagacaagaagacatctttaaagtccaacctggaagagatcaaccaatcagaacaatGATGtcaaagggagtggctggcattgggaaaacagtcttaacacagaagttcactctggactgggctgaagacaaagcccaccagaacatccagttcatatttccattcactttcagagagctgaatgtgctgaaacagaaaaagttcagcttggttgaacttgttcatcacttctttcctgaaaccaaagaaatctgcagctttgaacacttccaggttctgttcatctttgatggtctggatgagagtcgacttcctctagacttccacaacaaggagatcctgactgatgctacagagtccacctcagtggatgttctgctgacaaacctcatcagggggaaactgcttccctctgctctcctctggataaccacacgacctgcagcagccaatcagatctctcctcagtgtgttggcatggtgacagaggtcagagggttcaatgacccacagaaggaggagtactttaggaagagattcagagatgaggatcaggccagcaggatcatctcccacatgaagacatcacaAAGCCTCTACATtatgtgccacatcccagtcttctgctggatcacagctacagttctggaggatgtgttggagaccagagagggaggagagctgcccagaaccctgactgagatgtacatccacttcctggtggttcagaccaaagtgaagaaggtcaagtatgatggaggagttgaaacagatccacactggagtccagagagcaggaagatgattgagtctATGGGAAAACTGGcatttgatcagctgcagaaaggaaacctgatcttctatgaatcagacctgacagagtgtggcatcgatatcagagcagcctcagtgtactcaggagtgttcacacagatctttaaagaggagagagggctgtaccaggacaaggtgttctgcttcgtccatctgagtgttcaggagtttctggctggtcttcatgttcatctgacctTCAACAACTCAGGTTTTGACGTGATGAAAGAAACGTCTTCATTAGTTAATAAATCTAACCTAAAATctctccatcagagagctgttgaccaggccttacagagtccaaaCGGACAtctggacttgttcctccgtTTCCTtctgggactttcactgcagaccaatcaaAGACTCCTACAGGGTCTGCTGACACAGACAGAAAGTAGTTCAAAGGccaatcaggaaacagttcaATACATTAAGAAGAAGATCAGTaagaatgtgtctgcagagaaaagcatcaatctgttccactgtctgaatgaactgaatgatcgttctctagtggaggagatccaacagtctctgagttcaggaagtctctccacagatgaactgtctcctgctctgtggtcagctctgggtttcatcttagtgtcatcaggaaaagatctggatgtgtttgacctgaagaaatattctgcttcagaggaggttcttctgaggctgctgccagtggttaaagcctccaacaaagctctgtaa